GGCTGACAGTGGAAGCTCTAGCTGGCCTTAGCTCCAGCTCATACCCTTTAGGTCCAGGAGCCagtgtgtgtctgtctcttctCCTCTGGGCCCAGTGTTTGCTTAGGTAACTGGGGTGACAGGCAAGTGGGTGGAGGGAATGGGTAAGAGTGTGCCCTGGGATCTGAGGGCTTTACCCCAGGACTAGACTGCCCTCTGGTTTTGGGCAGACCTAGCACAGTGATCTTGCTTCCTAGCTGGGGTATCCCACCCTCACCTCAACGATGGTGAAACTGCTGTGCCTCCTGCTGTAGAGGCAACCTGGAGGCAGAGAAACCTACAAGTGACACAGACCCAAAGTGGCAGTTCCACGGTGCCAAGGGGTGCCAGCACCTTCAAGAGAATGAAATTCAGAAAGATGCCTTTCATCTACACATGATGGTGGGCATGCCAGCATTGTCAGCATTCCTGCAGTTGGGGCAGGAAGCGGAATTGGTGAGTAGATGGGGAGGGCTGGGGAAGATGAGGCCCTTCTGAGCCCTAGGGCACACAGGTATGGGTGCTATTCTCCAAATAGTCACTCCACTTCTCTGCCTGCTGCCTTCCTGGGCCTGTGACTGCTGTGAGGACCTGGCCCTGAGCCTGTGGTTAGGCAGAGTCATGGAATGAGCATCCCTAAACATGCCTAATATAGCCATCCCAGCGCCCTGTGCTCCACTGTGCCCCAGCACCCCTGAGAACAGCTCTGGCTACTGACTCCAGGCAGTAGGACTGGTTCAGGAGCAGACCTAGTAGAGGCCTGGCCTTCTAGACCTGGACAACCAAGTCAGTGGAGAGTCCTCTGCTCAGAGTTCAGATTTTCCTCCATGATGCACTTTCTGAGGATGTGAATTTATTTCATGGCCAACTCAAATAGCGTGGCAGGGAACCTGAGCTTCTAGAGTCCTCCAGAGAACCCAGGGTTAGGATCAGGACTCACAGTTCAGGACAACAGGTGGGGCACAGCCATTCACAGCTAAAGGTTTGTATATATTATCAAAATCTTATGGAAAAACAGATACACAGCTATTTATACAGCAGCAGGTGGATGTGAGGAAAATGTCTACTTTGGCATCAAACCTTCAAGTCCAGCTGCTGTCTGTCCCACTCCTTCTGTCTGGAGTCTCCTCCCACCAGGCACTGTCCATCCAGGCCACTGCCCCTGCCACATCCTCTGCTTAGCCTGGACTTTGGGGTGtcctcagcccctccccacaCTCCCCTTTGTGCCCCCATGCCTCTCCATCTTTCTGCCGTTGTCCCACACAGAGTGCCACTGGCCCAGCAGCTTTGCCCCGTGGGCTCCTCAGAGGCCTGAATCCTGGCCCTAGAGGgcagtggggctggggtgggtgtGGTCCCTGTGGGACATCTTTCCTGGATCACAGGTCTTTTGCAGCTTGCCCGCTACATGGGCCCTGGACAGTGCCATCTTCTCAGCGATGTGCTGAAAGGACTCTTCTTGTCCGGAAACCTGAGCTCCAGGTATTAAAGCAAAATTTGGAGAGCCTcagagacaagaaaaggaaagcgAGAAGAGATAAGGCATCCTTCCTTGAGCGTGACCCAGGCCTTGACTGTCCCATGGCAGAATAGGGACATCCACAGCAGGTCAGCCAGGGACGGGGTGGGCAGGGTCTGTGTAGCCCTGGGAGGTGAGGCCTGAGCAGTCATGGCATTGGCAGATGGTGCCTGGTAGCCTGGTCCTACTGAAGCAGTTTGGGCACTTCAACCTGTAGGGGCAAAGTAGAGACAGGTTAGAGAAGGGAGCTCGGCCACCTCACCTCCCTACCTACTGGAAGGACACAGGAGACACTGCAATATGTTATGTCTGTGGAATGTGAATGAGGTGTTGACACTGAGGGAGTatttttccttgtctgtaaaaattGGATGTCATCGAGTGACCACTGGAATTACAATGGAGATTGTCCTTTATCTCATGATATCTTGTCCCAGATGATGTTGTGGGGGTTGGGTATCCAGCCAAATGGACAAACGATCATggactttgtcacccaggctggacttccaggggaggcagagcttggagaAGCGGGGTGTCCAGGGATGGCTCCTGTGTCCATAGCACTGGCTAGGCAAAGGTAGACTGTCCTGAGAGGTGAGTCTCCCAGAGACCTTTCGGATGGACTGACCTGTAGGACTTGGCTTGTCCTGAGAAGAGGCTAAGTAAAACATGGATCATTTTTGTTTGGGGAAATGGAGAAGACTTAAAGGAAGGACCCGAGGCAAAACTACTCTGCAGAGGCCATTTCTCCATTTTAAGGAGAAACAGGCTTCACTGCAGGATGAAAGAGAAGTATGGAGTGAGGGGCTAAAGGAAGCTCCTTAAAGGAAGGGTAGAGTCTCAGCTCTAGGGGATGTACAGGTGTAACCTGCCTGCAGGCAGGAGGATGCATGAGATGACCTGAAGTTCCCTATGGGCCCTGGGAGTCTATATCATCTACAGCCGACATGAGCTCCTCTGCATGCCTTCCCTTTTGCAGTCCTGCCCTCTCCTCCAGGCCCTAACCAGCCCCGCCCTGTTGGTTCACGCCAACAACTACTTAACTTCTTGAGCTGCTTGAGGTTGCTGGAGCGGATGGCGGCCAGTAGCTGGTCACGGGAGTTCTTCTCCTGGGCAGGGAGGACTTTGTCTCCCATCTTCCTCTGGGTAGCTGGTGAGAGTGAATTCTTCAGGTTTTCCATGATAAGGGGTGGAGctaagggagggggagggggaggtggggcagCTGGAGCACCCCCTTTTTTGGGTGAGTTCTTTGGAGAGGGCTTTGGAGATGGTTGAGGTGAAGGTTTCGGGGAGCCCTTGGCCAGAGCCCCGGCCTTGGGTACCTCCAGCAGATCCTTCTTGTCTCCCTTGGCTTCCTGTGCCTGCCTTTGCTCCTGCAGCCGCTTTTGTCTCTGCTTGTCCATGTTGCGGCTGAGCAGATTGGTGACGGTCATTCGGGGCCCGGCCAGCTCAAAATGGTAGCCCAGCTTGAGCAGGGTAGTATTCTCCTTCAGCAGCTTGGCGATCTCCATCTCCGTCTTGCCTCCACAGATGTGTCGCTGGTTGTGGAAGCGGAGCTCGGTCAGTGTGTTGTTCTGGAGGAGGGCCCGGAAGATGGCCAGGATGCCTTTGCCTGTGATGTGGTTGGAGTCCAGGTTGAGGCTGGTGATGGTCTTGTTGGCCTTGAGCATGATGGCAATGGCAAAGGCCACGTGGTCATCGGCTCGCGTGTTGGCCAAGGCAAACACCTTAACCACAGTGTTGAACTCCAGAGCCTCAGTAAACCGGACCAAGATCTCATTTGTGATGCAGTCTGAGTTGTTGACATTCACCTCAGTCATCTCAGGGTCATTGTTCTTCACTCTCTCCAGAGGCTCATCAAATATGCTGGGAGCTGCCTCCTCCTCCGCCTTGGCCGGTCCTTCAGAGGGCTTGGTGGGGCCACTGGGCATCTGTGTCTCGGGTGTTTTAGTCTTGCTGTCTTCCTTGGCTTCCTTTTCATGTAAGGGTTCATCCTTCTTGActttttcattctcctttttGGTGTCTGTGTTCCCAGTTCCTCTTTTTACCTTCTCATCCTCTTTTTTCATGTCTGTGTTCCCACCTGCTCTTTTCATCTTCTCACTCTCTTTTCTGGTGTCTGTGTTCCTACGCTCCCCTTTTACCTTCTCATCATCCTCTTTCTTGGCCACCTCCTtcatctcctctctctttttatcCTTGTCCCTGCTCAAGCCTGTGTTCCTGTCactccctttcttctcctcttccttcttggtGGCCACTGCCCTCTCCTCTGCTCTCCCATCTTTCCCTGCCTCCTTCTTAtccactgcagccctgacccGGCCCTTGTCAATGCCCCGGATGATCTTCTCCTCCTTGGGCTTCTCGCCACTCTTGCCATCAGCTTCATCTCTGTCTCTAGAGAAGCTTTTCTTTAAACCACCCCTCTTTGGCTCCTTCCCCAGATCTGAGTCCCGTCTGGGGCCCAGGGCTTTTTTGCTGGCATCTCTGCCCCTTTCCTCTCCATTCTTGGCATCTGTCTTGGTCTCCACTTGCTTGCTTTCCTAAgagttcagaaaagaaaaataaacatgaaaagctGGCTACAGAGGGAGAGGAATGAGTATGGGGATGTGTGGGGGAGCGCTTACGTAACTGCCCTTGAGCCTCTGAAGGACAGTTGTGTTGTTTGGGAGAGTGGGGTGGATGTCTCCATTGAGGGCAGCAAGAGGGACTCAGGTTTAAGCTGCAGAAATGGAATGACATCAGACTCAAGGCCTCAGGGTCGTGAGACAACCAAACACCTGCAAATGTTGTGGCAGTTCCTTTTATGGCGTATTCTCAGACCCAGAATTGCCCTTTCCTGTCATGGGTGATTTAGAAGAACTGCTTCTAAGCAGTGCCCTGCCAAGCACATTGGAACCTGAGGCAAAAGGTGAAATACTAACActgattctgtctttaaaattttgcatTGCTGTTTATTGTGGACTTTTtgcattagttttatttttaaaaatatacatgaaggccgggcatggtggctcatgcctgtaatcctaacactatgggaggccgaggcaggcagatcacctaaggtcaggagtttgggagtttgggaccagcctggccaacatggagaaactcgtctctactaaaatacaaaattagccaggcatggtggtgcatgcctataatcccagctactcgggaggctgaagcagcagaatcacttgaacctgggaggtggaggttgcgatgagccaagactgcgccattgcactctagcctaagcaacaagagcaaaactgtgtctcaaaaatatatatatatatatgtgtgtgtgtgtgtgtgtgtatacacacacacacacacacacacacacacacacacacgaaaacaTCAGTTATCTTGCTTACTGAGTTTTTGGCATCCACTTGTATTCTATGCCCAAGATGAGTGCCTCACATCCCCTCACTTTAGTCCTGGcccccggttttttttttttttttttttttgagacggagtctggctctgtcgcccaggctggagtgcggtggccggatctcagctcactgcaagctccgcctcccgggttgacgccattctcctgcctccgccgcccaagtagctgggactacaggcgcccacctcgtcgcccggctagttttttgtattctttagtagagatggggtttcaccgtattagccagggtggtctcgatctcctgacctggtgatctgcccgtctcggcctcccaaagtgctgggattacagacttgagccgctgcgcccggccctgGCCCCTGTTTTTAAGGAGTAGGTCAGTAGTTCTGAAATACAGGAATTTTGTAAGCCAATAcgtttccaaaggaaaaaaaaaaagctggagggatcaacatatgctaacattttattttaccaattaaagatatttgtaaatttttttttttttcttagagatgggggtctcgttatgttgcccaggctggattcaaaaTCCTatcctcaagcagtcctcccacctcagcctcccaaagtgctgagattacaggtgggaaccGCCATGCCTGTCcggtattttaaaattctatctaCCATCATCATCTCATCAAAATAAGAAGGAGCTAATTTTAAAGAAGGTAGGCATAACAGAGTAAAGAATATACCTTAACAAcaaatatgtgtgtttttaaaaattcacagtaTTGTccttatttttagtaaaaacttAGCTAAGGACAAGCACCTCTCTGTGGAGAGCCCTGGAATTCATCGGGTCAGCTGATCTCTGGAAGACTCTGCCAGATTCTGGATCTTGGATTCTATGACTCAATTTTGACCCCCGAGACACTGAGAAGTTTGTGAGAGAGGCCATGGGACCCTAGTCAGTTGAGCTGCGATGGGggcttgaggtttttttttttttttgagacagagttttgctctgtcacccaggctggagtgtgatggcgtgatcttggctcatggcaacctctgcctcccaggttcaagtgattctcctgcctcagcctcctgagtagctgggattacaggcgcgcgctaccatgcccagctaatttttgtatttttagtagagacggggtttcaccatgttggtcaggctg
The sequence above is drawn from the Rhinopithecus roxellana isolate Shanxi Qingling chromosome 1, ASM756505v1, whole genome shotgun sequence genome and encodes:
- the LMOD1 gene encoding leiomodin-1 isoform X2, producing MQHTEALALVLNKTSRASSIRRAKESKQVETKTDAKNGEERGRDASKKALGPRRDSDLGKEPKRGGLKKSFSRDRDEADGKSGEKPKEEKIIRGIDKGRVRAAVDKKEAGKDGRAEERAVATKKEEEKKGSDRNTGLSRDKDKKREEMKEVAKKEDDEKVKGERRNTDTRKESEKMKRAGGNTDMKKEDEKVKRGTGNTDTKKENEKVKKDEPLHEKEAKEDSKTKTPETQMPSGPTKPSEGPAKAEEEAAPSIFDEPLERVKNNDPEMTEVNVNNSDCITNEILVRFTEALEFNTVVKVFALANTRADDHVAFAIAIMLKANKTITSLNLDSNHITGKGILAIFRALLQNNTLTELRFHNQRHICGGKTEMEIAKLLKENTTLLKLGYHFELAGPRMTVTNLLSRNMDKQRQKRLQEQRQAQEAKGDKKDLLEVPKAGALAKGSPKPSPQPSPKPSPKNSPKKGGAPAAPPPPPPPLAPPLIMENLKNSLSPATQRKMGDKVLPAQEKNSRDQLLAAIRSSNLKQLKKVEVPKLLQ
- the LMOD1 gene encoding leiomodin-1 isoform X1: MSRVAKYRRQVSEDPDIDSLLETLSPEEMEELEKELDVVDPDGSVPVGLRQRNQTEKQSTGVYNREAMLNFCEKETKKLMQREMSMDESKQVETKTDAKNGEERGRDASKKALGPRRDSDLGKEPKRGGLKKSFSRDRDEADGKSGEKPKEEKIIRGIDKGRVRAAVDKKEAGKDGRAEERAVATKKEEEKKGSDRNTGLSRDKDKKREEMKEVAKKEDDEKVKGERRNTDTRKESEKMKRAGGNTDMKKEDEKVKRGTGNTDTKKENEKVKKDEPLHEKEAKEDSKTKTPETQMPSGPTKPSEGPAKAEEEAAPSIFDEPLERVKNNDPEMTEVNVNNSDCITNEILVRFTEALEFNTVVKVFALANTRADDHVAFAIAIMLKANKTITSLNLDSNHITGKGILAIFRALLQNNTLTELRFHNQRHICGGKTEMEIAKLLKENTTLLKLGYHFELAGPRMTVTNLLSRNMDKQRQKRLQEQRQAQEAKGDKKDLLEVPKAGALAKGSPKPSPQPSPKPSPKNSPKKGGAPAAPPPPPPPLAPPLIMENLKNSLSPATQRKMGDKVLPAQEKNSRDQLLAAIRSSNLKQLKKVEVPKLLQ